A DNA window from Paraburkholderia sp. IMGN_8 contains the following coding sequences:
- a CDS encoding Rieske 2Fe-2S domain-containing protein — translation MGNAMRRFWLPVIQSSDMPQPDGDPKTIELLGQRFVVWRDQQGRPGLYDEGCLHRGASMQLARADGDGLRCIYHGWKFAVDGTVLETPNVADPKFKDRIKGRTYPVREAGGLIWTYLGPQGKEPPFPHRPFMDLPDSHRINVCAIVNCNFVQVIEGLVDSSHLTVLHSSALSQTNNSDLDYAGKITHMQFDAAPTIEADETDFGFHYVAIRQTGESRMARVTSFIAPCFIANANGDVWLAAVPINDERCYFFHVWWDAEKPVGEEPLRSAQLTFVGLDEPTLRKYGMTLDTCDSPAAMAFVNGYRQDRRLQRDGHFTGFDSITQEDAACSISSGPIRDRSQELLSSADLAISRLHRTLLAYARAERDQQDIPALQADAGRAIGISGEIGLGEDWRQLVPHHRIVSSAGARNPRN, via the coding sequence ATGGGCAATGCGATGCGCCGCTTCTGGCTGCCCGTGATCCAGTCGTCGGACATGCCGCAGCCGGACGGCGATCCGAAAACGATCGAACTGCTCGGGCAGCGCTTCGTGGTCTGGCGCGACCAGCAAGGCCGTCCCGGGCTCTACGACGAGGGCTGCCTGCATCGGGGCGCGTCGATGCAGCTGGCACGCGCAGACGGCGACGGCCTGCGCTGCATCTACCACGGCTGGAAATTCGCGGTGGACGGGACCGTGCTCGAGACGCCGAACGTCGCCGACCCGAAATTCAAGGACCGCATCAAGGGGCGTACCTACCCGGTGCGCGAGGCGGGTGGCCTGATTTGGACCTATCTGGGCCCGCAGGGCAAGGAGCCCCCGTTCCCGCACCGGCCATTCATGGACCTGCCGGATTCCCATCGCATCAACGTGTGCGCGATCGTCAACTGCAACTTCGTCCAGGTGATCGAAGGGCTCGTCGACTCGTCGCATCTGACCGTTCTTCACAGCTCCGCGCTGTCCCAGACCAATAACTCCGATCTGGACTACGCAGGAAAGATCACGCACATGCAATTCGATGCCGCTCCGACGATCGAGGCGGACGAGACGGACTTCGGCTTTCATTACGTGGCGATCCGCCAGACCGGCGAGAGCCGCATGGCTCGCGTCACGTCGTTCATCGCGCCGTGCTTCATCGCCAACGCGAACGGCGACGTGTGGCTCGCCGCGGTCCCGATCAACGACGAGCGCTGCTACTTCTTTCACGTGTGGTGGGATGCCGAAAAGCCCGTCGGCGAAGAGCCGCTGCGCAGCGCACAGCTCACCTTCGTCGGCCTCGACGAGCCGACGCTGCGCAAATACGGCATGACGCTCGACACGTGCGACTCGCCGGCGGCCATGGCGTTCGTCAACGGCTACCGCCAGGATCGCCGGCTGCAACGCGACGGCCACTTCACCGGGTTCGACAGCATCACGCAGGAAGACGCCGCATGCAGCATTTCGAGCGGCCCGATCCGCGACCGGTCGCAGGAACTGCTGTCGAGCGCAGACCTCGCGATCAGCCGCCTGCATCGCACCCTGCTCGCCTATGCCCGCGCCGAACGGGATCAGCAGGACATTCCGGCGCTGCAAGCGGACGCGGGCCGTGCAATCGGCATCTCCGGCGAGATTGGCCTGGGCGAAGACTGGCGACAGCTGGTTCCGCACCATCGGATCGTTTCGTCCGCCGGCGCCCGCAACCCGCGCAACTGA
- a CDS encoding PDR/VanB family oxidoreductase — translation METSKTSISATLQVSVSVRTWLADDIVGYEFKPLSDTPLPTFEAGAHIDVHLPGGLVRQYSLYDLPTKRPCYRIGVLRDRQSRGGSVALHDSVNAGDTLTISVPRNHFALHSGTERSILFAGGIGITPIICMAQQLARESRPFEMHYCGRSLSRMALVERAQQMSLGDDAQVHVHTDDGPSEQQLNARAAIGAPSADKHLYVCGPTGFMDHILQTARELGWDEAHLHREYFAGPPVEPSDEDGPLEIEIRSSGEVIEVAADQSVAHALLDAGFDLPLSCEQGVCGTCMTRVLAGVPDHRDLYLTEDERTRNDCFMPCCSRAKTSRLVLDL, via the coding sequence GGACGTGGCTGGCCGACGATATCGTCGGCTATGAATTCAAGCCCTTGTCGGATACGCCTTTGCCCACCTTCGAAGCCGGCGCGCATATCGACGTGCATCTCCCCGGCGGACTGGTACGCCAATATTCGCTGTACGACCTGCCGACAAAACGCCCGTGCTACCGCATCGGTGTGCTGCGCGACCGCCAGTCCCGCGGCGGATCCGTGGCGCTTCACGACAGCGTGAATGCGGGCGATACGCTCACCATCAGCGTCCCGCGCAATCACTTTGCACTGCACAGCGGTACTGAACGGTCGATCCTGTTCGCGGGCGGCATCGGCATCACGCCGATCATCTGCATGGCCCAGCAGTTGGCGCGCGAGAGCCGCCCGTTCGAGATGCACTACTGCGGCCGTTCCCTGTCGCGCATGGCGCTGGTCGAGCGTGCGCAGCAGATGTCGCTCGGAGACGATGCACAGGTGCACGTGCACACCGACGACGGCCCGTCCGAGCAGCAGTTGAACGCGCGAGCCGCGATCGGCGCGCCGTCGGCCGACAAGCACCTGTACGTCTGCGGGCCGACGGGCTTCATGGATCACATCCTGCAAACCGCGCGCGAACTCGGCTGGGATGAAGCACATCTGCACCGCGAATATTTCGCGGGCCCGCCGGTCGAGCCGTCGGACGAAGACGGTCCGTTAGAAATCGAAATTCGCAGCAGCGGCGAAGTCATCGAGGTGGCGGCCGATCAAAGCGTCGCGCATGCGCTTCTGGATGCCGGATTCGACCTGCCGCTGTCGTGCGAACAGGGGGTCTGCGGCACCTGCATGACCAGGGTGCTGGCAGGTGTGCCCGACCATCGTGACCTTTACCTGACCGAGGACGAGCGCACGCGCAACGATTGCTTCATGCCGTGCTGTTCGCGCGCGAAGACGTCGCGTTTGGTGCTCGACCTCTGA